From Polynucleobacter ibericus:
CGCTTGTGCTGTATTGGCCATCTTTAAACCTTGCCTCTATAAATTGCAAAATGCGATTAGTTAAAAATCTTGCGGACTTGCTGAATTCATTAGCAAGCTCGCCAAAACCCAAGATTTTACCTTAAAGGGGCAAAAAAGCCCAGCCGACCGATAAATAGGTGAAAATCGGCTCATGAACCTGCTTTCTGCCGCCGCTAAGGTCAGCTCCCTAACCATGGTGTCCCGTATTACGGGGCTGCTTCGGGAGACCCTGATTGCCCGTAGTTTTGGGGCTTCCGAGTGGACCGACGCCTTTAATGTGGCTTTTAGGCTACCCAATTTACTGCGTCGATTGTTTGCCGAGGGCGCCTTTTCCCAGGCTTTTGTACCCATTTTGGGAGAAATCTCCAGCCAAGGAGACCAAAAACAGGCCCAAATCCTCGTAAATGCGGTCGCCACCCTCTTATTTTGGGCTTTGCTGCTCACGGTATTGGTTGGCGTAATAGGCGCCCCCCTGCTCATTTTGGCCATTGCCACAGGATTTAAAGGTGGGCCAGCCTTTGAGGCTAGCGTAGTGATGACCCGCATTATGTTTCCGTATATCGGCCTCATTTCACTGGTTTCACTCTCGGCCGGGATTTTGAATACATTCCAGCGTTTTGCAATTCCTGCCTTTACCCCCGTTCTTCTTAATTTGGCATTGATCGGCAGCGCGCTATTTTTAGCACCCCATCTTGAGCAACCCATTTATGCCCTGAGCATTGGCGTTCTGGTTGGCGGCGTATTGCAACTGGCAATTCAAGTTCCGGCATTAAAACGAATTGGCTTATTACCTCGTATTGGTTTGTTGCCAGGCGCGATTAAAACTGCAATCTCCAATCCCGATGCAAGGCGTGTGTTGCGCCTAATGGGTCCTGCAGTATTTGCAGTATCTGTAGCGCAGATCTCGCTCATCATCAATACCAATATTGCTTCACGTCTGCAGGCAGGAAGTGTTTCTTGGTTGTCATATGCAGATCGTTTGATGGAGTTTCCAACCGCTCTTCTAGGTGTTGCTCTAGGCACCGTCCTTCTCCCTAGCCTGAGTAAAGCGAATGCTAAGAATGATTTAGTCCATGCGGGTGAATTGTTGATCTGGGGACTGCAGTTAACATTTTTACTAGCAGCGCCTTGCGCACTTGCACTCTTTATTTTTGGCGAGCCGTTAGCCGCTGTCTTGTATCACTACGGCAAGTTCAATGCGCTTGATGTTTTGATGACACAACGCGCATTGGCGGCTTATGGTGTTGGACTAATCGGTTTAATTCTGGTGAAGATCTTAGCGCCCGGTTTTTATTCACGCCAGGATATTCGCACTCCAGTCAAAATTGGCTTGCTTGTTTTAGTTGCTACCCAGCTAGCTAACCTCATCTTTGTGCCATGGCTGGGTCATGCTGGACTTGCCCTTTCTGTTGGCACTGGTGCCTGTCTTAATGCCGCCCTCCTCTGGATCGGCCTACATCGACGTGGTGCTCTACCAAACTCTGCCTGGGCAAAGTACCTAGGCCAATTATTTCTTGCGCTCATCCCCTTCACGGCAGTGCTTTTTTATGCCGCAGGTGCGCACAGTTGGATTGAACTTCAAGCGCAGCCATGGCTTCGTATTGGTTTACTTGCGACCTGGCTAGGCGTTGCCGCTATTGTTTACTTCGCATCCCTAGGTTTGGTTGGAATTCGCTGGCAAAAATTCTTGCGTCATGCAAAATAGCCCTTATGCCAACACAACAACTCGACTATTTCACCTCCCTGGTTGCTGAAGACGAGCACTTCCCTTTAACGGAAGCTGCGATCGCTGTCGCACAACATGCCTACCCCGACTTGGATGTTCAGGGCGTTCTGGATAAACTCGATCAATTGGGAAATAAATTGAAGTCACGCCTGACTCCAGACACATCCCCAATTCAGCGCTTACAAATTCTGAAACATTTCTTTTATACCGAGTTGGGTTTTGGACCAAATCCAAATGATTTTTATGCCCCTGAAAACTCCTACCTGCATTACATACTAGAAAATCGCAGAGGCATTCCAATCTCATTGGCCATTTTGATGATGGAACTTGGAAATCAAATTGGTTTAAAAATTCGTGGCGTCTCGTTTCCCAACCACTTCATGATGCGCATCTCCCTGCAACAAGGTGAAGTGATCATGGATCCACTCACCGGAGAATCTCTCTCCAAACAACAATTACAAGAGATGCTCGACCCCTACCTCGATGCCAAGGGCTATCGTGGTGAGCTCAGCCTGCCGCTCAATATCTTCCTGCGCGCCTCTAGTTCACGTGAGATTCTGTCGCGCTTTTTGAGAAACCTCAAAATGATTTACTCAGAGCATGAGCGCTGGGAGCGTCTGCTAGGCATTCAAGAGCGTTTGGTGATCTTGTTGCCCGACTCTATTGAGGAGGTCCGAGACCGAGGTTTGATCTTTGCGCAGCTAGAATATTTACGTCCAGCTTTAGCAGATATGCATCGCTACCTGAGCGAAATGCCAGAAGCTGAAGATGCTAGCGATATTCGTGAGCACATTGCCACACTTGAAGGCCAAACCAAGCTGCACTAAAACTAAATTACTTTAGTCTTAGTGTTAGATTTTCTTTAGCTCTGCTTGCGCTGAAATATTTTGTAAAGAGCTGCAAACACTACTGGTATGGCAGCAGCACCGACTCCAATTAATACGATCACATTCAGGTTCTGACGAATAATCGGAATATTGCCAAAGAAATATCCAGCAATCACAAGGCTAAATACCCAAAGGGCAGCGCCCGTAATGTTAAAAAACTGAAAGCGTGAAAAGTTCATTTCAGATACGCCAGCAATAAATGGTGCGAAGGTGCGAATGATTGGCAGAAAGCGCGCAAGGATGATGGTCTTACCGCCATGCTTTTCATAAAAAGCATGAGTCTTCAATAAAGCGCCTTGATCAATCCAACGCGATTTACTGCTAAAGATTCTTTTTCCAATCCAGCGACCAATAAAGTAATTTAAGGTATTGCCTGCGACAGCGGCAATTAATAATCCAATACACAAAGTCCAGATATTGAAATGCTCAGTTGCGCAGTAAGCGCCTGCAATAAACAAGAGGGAATCCCCCGGCAAGAATGGGGCCACAACTAAGCCCGTCTCCGCAAAAACAATGGCAAATAACAAACCATAGGCCCAAGGACCATATTGCTGAATCACCACATCTAGATGTTTGTCGATATGCAGCAATAAATCGCCGAGTTGTAAAAGGGTATCCATCAATCCGCACTCCAAATTTAGGTTTGATGCGGATATTAACAGGCTCTTATAATCAGGTATGCCAACTGAACCCTACATTCAGCCTATGCATGCTCTAGACGACGCCCCTATTCTTTGTATTGTTGGGCCCACTGGCGCAGGCAAAACCCATCTCGCCATGTCCTTGGCTGAGTACGCAAAATCGCTTGGTCAAACCATTGAGCTCATCAGCATGGATTCTGCTCTGGTCTATCGCGGCCTAGATATCGGCAGTGCCAAACCAACCAAGGCAGAACAGGCTGCTGTTATTCATCACCTCATTGACATTATTGATCCCACTGAAGTGTATTCAGCTGCTCGCTTTGCTAAGGATGCAAAGCGCCTTTGCACAGAAATTCGTGAGCGAGGAAATATTCCAGTAGTTGTAGGCGGAACCATGTTGTATTGGCGTGCTTGGGCACACGGCCTTTCTTCGCTACCACCAGCCAATCCAGAGATTCGGGCCAGATTGGATGAGGAAGGTAAAGCTATCGGCTGGCCAGCTATGCACGATAAACTCGCCATAGTAGATTCTGAAACTGCAGCACGCTTAAAACCAAATGATTCGCAAAGAGTACAGCGAGCATTAGAAGTTTTTGAAATCACTGGTAAGCCTATGTCAGTATTGCTTGCCGACTCGCCTAGTGAAGATGGTAGAGAAGGTTCTGCTATTCCGCCCTGGATTAATTTAGTGTCACTGGAGCCCAGTGATCGCAAACGATTACATCTCAATTTAGAAAAACGCTTTGACGAAATGCTCGCTGCCGGTTTTATGGATGAAGTCAAAAAGCTTCGCACCAATACTGAATTGCATGCAGATCTTCCAGCTATTCGTTCAGTAGGCTATCGTCAGGCTTGGGAATTTCTCAACGGGGAAATTGACGCTGAACAGATGCGCTACAAGGCCTTGGCAGCAACCAGACAACTTGGCAAGCGGCAGCTCACTTGGCTGCGCGCAATAGAGGGCAGAAATACCTTTGACCCCTTCAACCCTGGTGAGCTTAAGGCGGCGCTGGATTACTGCAAAAAGAATTTAGCTCGGTAAGTAGATGATTCTCTGAGTAGCTTAAATAACGATCGTTTGTGGCGCATCTTTTGGACGCTCAACCACTTCACCAACCGTCCAAGCTTTAAGACCTTGAGCCGTTAGCGACTTGATCGCTACATCTACCTGGTCAGGGGCAACAATGACCACCATGCCGATGCCGCAGTTAAATACGCGCACCATTTCTGCATCAGCAACGCCACCCTTCATTTGCAACCAACGGAAGAGCTCAGGCATTTGCCAACTATCCCGATGCAAAACTGCTTGAGTATTTTCTGGTAGCACGCGTGGTACGTTATCAACCAAGCCGCCACCAGTAATATGCGCCATACCTTTTACATTGATTTCAGAAATCAACTTCAGTAGCGGCTTCACATAAATCTCGGTTGGCGCCATCACGACATCGCCCAGTGAACGACCACCTAAATCATCGCTTGGCTTTGCACCAGCGCGTTCAATAATTTTCCGTACCAAAGAGTAACCATTTGAATGTGCGCCACTTGAGCCAATTGCCAATGCTGCATCACCGGGGACAATCGTTGCACCAGTAATGATTTTGGATTTCTCAACTGCGCCCACTGCAAATCCAGCCAAGTCATATTCACCCGGTGGGTACATGCCAGGCATTTCTGCAGTTTCGCCGCCAATTAATGCGCAGCCAGATAGCTCACATCCCTTGGCAATACCACCAACAACAGTTGCCGCCGTATCAACGGTTAATTTTCCGCAGGCAAAATAATCTAAGAAGAAAAGGGGTTCAGCGCCTTGGACCAAAATGTCATTCACACTCATAGCCACCAAGTCTTGACCAATGGTTTCATGGCGATTCCATTCAAAAGCCAACCTGAGCTTGGTACCAACACCATCGGTACCGGACACCAATACTGGCTCCTTGTAGCGCTTAGGCACCTCAAAAAGGGCTCCAAAGCCACCAATTCCAGCCAAAACACCCTCGCGCATTGTTTTCTTAGCAAGCGGTTTGATACGATCAACTAAGGCATCCCCAGCATCAATATCGACGCCAGCGTCACGGTAGGAAAGGCCTTTTGAGGAAGAATTAGTAGATGAGGTCATATTAGCGCTGGAATATTAGTAAAAAATGCTACTGGGTCAGTAGAATCATTGAATTCTAGAGGATTACTCGTAATGGCTGAAATTTTTACCCCTTTTCTGGCTGCATTCATCCTGGCCTACATCCTGCGGCCCGCTTTTCTATGGCTCGAGGGGCGTCGATTACCTGCGCCGGCTGCTGCTGGTCTGACGGTAATACTGGGTTTAGGTGTGGTTATAGCGATTTTGAGTCTCTTTGTTGGACTACTCAAAACAGAGATCCCCCTCGTTAAGGAACAATTGCCTGATTGGATCGCAAACACTCAGGCTTGGCTTGGGCCCAAACTGGCCGAACTTCATCTCAATATCGATTGGGGTGCTTTAAAAACGACCGCCTCTCAAAAAATTTCAACGCATATTAGCGATCACGCAGATGCTCTAATGACGAGCACTTTTGAAACTGTACTCATGTCTGGTAGCTCAGTCATCGCAGCATTTGTGAATTCGGTTTTGATTGTGTTTGTGATGTTTTATTTGCTAATCGATTGGGATCACTTCTTTGGGTTAGTTAAAAAAATAGTTCCCGTACGAGCACAGGAGACAGTTCATCACTTAGCAATGCATACCGATGGTCTACTCTCACAATATTTGAACGGCATGGTGATTGTGATTTCCATCATGTCCGCTTTTTATAGCATCGGCCTGAGCATTATTGGCATCAAAGGCGCTGTTGCTCTAGGCATCTTTACCGCACTGATGATTGTGATTCCCTATATTGGAATTACTTTAGGCTTCAGCCTTGCCATTTTGTCGGCGCTGCTTCAGTTTGGCCCGCAACATGAAATCATCTGGGTATTAGTACTTTATGGCCTAGGCCAATTCCTAGAAGGCTTTGTCTTAACTCCACGCCTAGTGGGTGAGCGCATTGGCTTGCATCCAGTGGCTGTCCTATTTGCCTTACTTCTCTTTGGCAAACTCTTCGGCTTCTTTGGTGTTTTGCTAGCCCTTCCGATCAGCGCTGTAAGTTTGGTATTAGTCCAGTATTTCTGGTCTGTATACACCCAAAGTTCCTGGTATCAAAAGTAAATTTAGCGGTAATGAATACATCCTCACTTCCAAAGCAATTTGCGCTCGATATCAGCCATTCCCCTAAAGCGAGTTTAGAAAATTATCTGCCTGGAAAAGATCTTGCCTTAATTTCTGCTTTGCGCGACTTAGAGCGCTCTTGGGTAAATGTTGACATACAAAGTTCCACCAATCCCTTAAATCAGCGCTGGATTTACTGGTGGGGACCCGAAGGTTCTGGGCGCAGTCATTTACTCAATGCCATTGGGAATGCCGCCGAGCAAATAGGGCTAGAACATATTGCCCTATCCCAACACGAACCGATATCTTGGGTTCGTTTAGAAGAAAAAATGGGGGCGCTTACTGATAGCGCCACTCCTTCAGTCATTACCGTAGATGATGTTGATGGCCTAGATGAGCGCCTTGTTGGGTCACTTTTTCGCATCCTGAATGAAGTACGGGCTAGCAAGGCAATTCATATTTTTATGGCTGGCAATGCTGCACCAGCCAGCTTGAAGCTCCGGGAGGACCTACGAACCCGTCTAGGCTGGGGTTTGATCTTTCAGACACAGCTTTTGGATGATGATGAGAAAATACAGGCATTAGAGGAAGCGGCCAAAGCACGAGGACTCGTTTTATCTCCGGATGTATTGCCTTGGTTATTGAGTCGGTTTTATCGAGATATGCCTAGCTTGATGGCTTTGATTGACGCATTGGACGCCTACTCTCTAGAAACAAAGCGTGCTGTAACCTTGCCACTTGTACGTGAGCTCTTGCAGCCTAAATAATTTATTCAATATTTCATTTGTGACCCAGTTAGCCCTTTTCGATTTAGACCACACTCTTTTGCCCTGCGATAGCGATTACGAATGGGGCCAATTTTTGGCGCGTATTGGTGTTGTAGACAGCGAATACTACGCACGACAAAACGAACGCTTTTATCAAGACTACAAAGAGGGCAAGCTTGATATTCATGAGTTTCTGCGTTTTGCTCTTAAGCCACTTTCAGAACATTCGCGCGTGCAACTCAAAGAGTGGCACGATGCTTTTATGAAAGAAGTGATTAACGGGCAACTTCGCCAACAAGCAATGGATCTAGTAAAGCGCCACCAAGATGCGGGAGATCTCTGCTGTGTGATTACCGCCACCAACAGCTTTGTAACTCGTCCTATCGTGGAAAGTTTTGGTATCGAACATCTCATCGCCACCGAACCAGCCACCGCAGATAACCAGCCACTGGCTAATTACACCGGTGAAGTGAAAGGTATTCCGAATTTTCGTGAAGGCAAGATTCAGAACCTGCATGATTGGCTGGCATCTCAAAAACTGTCCTTAGATACCTTGCCTTACAGTTACTTTTATTCTGACTCGATGAATGATCTTCCTTTACTTGAAAAGGTAAGCCATCCTGTCGCCACCAATCCAGATGATCGCCTTCGCAACGAAGCTAAGCAGCGTAACTGGCCCATTCTTGAATTGTTTGCATGATCACTAAATTTATTAAACGTATTTTGCGGCGCGACCCGATGGTCAAGCACACCCAAGCGAACAATACTGGCGCTCCGAAACGCATTCCTAAAAAATCACATCGGATTGATCCGCACTTGCTTTCCAAGAACGCAGTAAAGGTAACCCATACATTGCAACAAGCAGGCTATGAGGCATTTATTGTGGGGGGCGCCGTTAGGGATCTTGCTCTTGGTATTAGCCCAAAAGATTTTGATGTTGCTACTAACGCTACGCCCGATCAAGTGCAAAGACTCTTTCGCAAGGCACGCCTGATTGGTCGCCGCTTTCAGATTGTGCATGTCACCTTTTTTGGCAAAGGTCATCCTGAAATCATCGAAGTATCCACCTTCAGAGCTCTACTGGATAACGCAGGAGATCATGTGGCTGAAAGTGGTCGAATCCTACGCGACAATGTGTGGGGCTCTCAAGGTGAAGATGCCGCCAGACGTGACTTCACGATCAATGCAATGTATTACGATCCCTCCTCCGAAACTGTTCTTGACTATCACGGCGGAATGGCAGACATGCAAAAGAAGACCTTGCGCATGATTGGCGACCCTGCTAAACGCTATCGCGAAGATCCTGTACGCATGCTCAGAGCTGTGCGTTTTGCAGCTAAAACGGGTTTTGAATTAGACGCTGCTACACGCGCTCCGATTGCAAAGCTAGGCACTCTATTGAACGATGTTCCTTCAGCCAGACTCTTTGACGAAATTCTCAAACTTTTGATGTCAGGCTACTCCTGGAAAGCAATCCAAGGACTAAAGGATGCCGGACTTCATCATGGACTGCTGCCACTGCTTGATCACATCCTAGATAAGGGCGAAGATTCTAAAGGGGCTAATAACTTCGTAAAGCTTGCTTTAGCCAACACCGACGATCGTATTCAGTCCGGCAAAAGTGTTTCTGCTGGATTTTTATTTGCCACCCTACTTTGGCCTGATCTACTGAAGAACTGGAAAGCCAACTCCGCCAAAGGTATGGCTAATATTCCCGCCTTGCACGATGCGATGGATGACACGATTGCCACCCAGAGCAGCGGCATGACCATTCAACGCCGCTTTGAAAGCGATATGCGCGAGATTTGGTCCATGCAACCCCGCTTTGAGAGACGCGTAGGTCGTTACCCCTTCCGCCTGATTGAATCCCCTCGTTTCAGAGCGGGTTATGACTTTATGTTGCTACGCTGCGCAACTGGGGAGCTGAATTCAGCTATTGGCCAATGGTGGACAGACTTCATCGCGGCTGATCCCACTGGGCAGGAAGAGCTGATGGCTAGCGTCAAAAATGAATCTGGCAACAATACTAGCCCTGCCAAAAGAAGGCGCCGTAGAAAGCCAAAATCAGCAGCGCCCCCAGAGAGTGCAGCAAGCTAAGCAAACTTAGAGAAATTTCAGTAAAGTAGTTTCATCTCTCGTTTGGAAAACTATGGCACGAGCATTTATCGGATTTGGCGGCAATATCGGCGACACGCGTCAGCTTATTACTGATGCTATTGTTTGCTTGGCACTACGTGCTGAGCTACAAATTCTGGCAAAAAGCTGCTTTTATCAAAGTGCGCCCGTTGAAGCTACCGGCGGTGATTACATTAATGCCGTTATCGAAGTTGAAACTGAATTAAGCCCATATGGCCTTCTTCATGTCTGCCAAACCATTGAGCAAGAGTTTGGTCGTGAACGTCCATATGCAAATGCACCCCGGACCCTTGACCTCGACATTCTCTCTTTTGAAGGGGTTACGCAGAACGAAACTGAGTTAATGCTGCCACACCCCAAAATCATAGAGCGCTCATTTGTACTTCTACCCCTGCTAGAAATAGCCCCGGATATTTTTCTGCCCAACTGGGGTGAACTCAAAGCCTACCTACCGAATGTAGCTCATCAAAGAATTGAAAAACTCGCTTGCAGGAACTGCAATTGCGGGGAAAAAGACGTTTATAGCCAAACGGCACATTAATTCATTAAACTCTCGCCATGGGTTACTTACAAGGCGACAAGCCAATCACAATCACTAAGCTCCTCGCAATGCATGCTGAGGGTGAAAAGATCTCTATGCTCACCGCATATGACTCCACTATGTCAGCGCTTCTTAATCGCTGCGGCGTGGAGACCATTTTGATTGGTGACTCACTCGGCAATGTAATTCAGGGGCACTCCTGCACAACGCCGGTAACAATTGAACAAATGGCATATCACACCGAATGTGTGGCACGCGCAAATACTCATGCCTTTCTCATTGCCGATCTTCCGTTTGCAAGCTATGGCGACCCAGTACAAGCCCTAGAGTCCTCCGCTCAACTAATGCGCGCTGGTGCCGATATGGTTAAGCTTGAAGGCGGCGGTGACTGGCAAGTAGATGTCATTAGTCATTTAGTTGAACGTAGCGTTCCTGTCTGTGCCCACTTAGGCTTACTCCCGCAATCCGTTCACGTCTTGGGTGGCTATAAGGTGCAAGGTAAATC
This genomic window contains:
- the folK gene encoding 2-amino-4-hydroxy-6-hydroxymethyldihydropteridine diphosphokinase, which translates into the protein MARAFIGFGGNIGDTRQLITDAIVCLALRAELQILAKSCFYQSAPVEATGGDYINAVIEVETELSPYGLLHVCQTIEQEFGRERPYANAPRTLDLDILSFEGVTQNETELMLPHPKIIERSFVLLPLLEIAPDIFLPNWGELKAYLPNVAHQRIEKLACRNCNCGEKDVYSQTAH
- the purM gene encoding phosphoribosylformylglycinamidine cyclo-ligase; this encodes MTSSTNSSSKGLSYRDAGVDIDAGDALVDRIKPLAKKTMREGVLAGIGGFGALFEVPKRYKEPVLVSGTDGVGTKLRLAFEWNRHETIGQDLVAMSVNDILVQGAEPLFFLDYFACGKLTVDTAATVVGGIAKGCELSGCALIGGETAEMPGMYPPGEYDLAGFAVGAVEKSKIITGATIVPGDAALAIGSSGAHSNGYSLVRKIIERAGAKPSDDLGGRSLGDVVMAPTEIYVKPLLKLISEINVKGMAHITGGGLVDNVPRVLPENTQAVLHRDSWQMPELFRWLQMKGGVADAEMVRVFNCGIGMVVIVAPDQVDVAIKSLTAQGLKAWTVGEVVERPKDAPQTIVI
- the pcnB gene encoding polynucleotide adenylyltransferase PcnB yields the protein MITKFIKRILRRDPMVKHTQANNTGAPKRIPKKSHRIDPHLLSKNAVKVTHTLQQAGYEAFIVGGAVRDLALGISPKDFDVATNATPDQVQRLFRKARLIGRRFQIVHVTFFGKGHPEIIEVSTFRALLDNAGDHVAESGRILRDNVWGSQGEDAARRDFTINAMYYDPSSETVLDYHGGMADMQKKTLRMIGDPAKRYREDPVRMLRAVRFAAKTGFELDAATRAPIAKLGTLLNDVPSARLFDEILKLLMSGYSWKAIQGLKDAGLHHGLLPLLDHILDKGEDSKGANNFVKLALANTDDRIQSGKSVSAGFLFATLLWPDLLKNWKANSAKGMANIPALHDAMDDTIATQSSGMTIQRRFESDMREIWSMQPRFERRVGRYPFRLIESPRFRAGYDFMLLRCATGELNSAIGQWWTDFIAADPTGQEELMASVKNESGNNTSPAKRRRRRKPKSAAPPESAAS
- a CDS encoding VTT domain-containing protein, producing MDTLLQLGDLLLHIDKHLDVVIQQYGPWAYGLLFAIVFAETGLVVAPFLPGDSLLFIAGAYCATEHFNIWTLCIGLLIAAVAGNTLNYFIGRWIGKRIFSSKSRWIDQGALLKTHAFYEKHGGKTIILARFLPIIRTFAPFIAGVSEMNFSRFQFFNITGAALWVFSLVIAGYFFGNIPIIRQNLNVIVLIGVGAAAIPVVFAALYKIFQRKQS
- the murJ gene encoding murein biosynthesis integral membrane protein MurJ — protein: MNLLSAAAKVSSLTMVSRITGLLRETLIARSFGASEWTDAFNVAFRLPNLLRRLFAEGAFSQAFVPILGEISSQGDQKQAQILVNAVATLLFWALLLTVLVGVIGAPLLILAIATGFKGGPAFEASVVMTRIMFPYIGLISLVSLSAGILNTFQRFAIPAFTPVLLNLALIGSALFLAPHLEQPIYALSIGVLVGGVLQLAIQVPALKRIGLLPRIGLLPGAIKTAISNPDARRVLRLMGPAVFAVSVAQISLIINTNIASRLQAGSVSWLSYADRLMEFPTALLGVALGTVLLPSLSKANAKNDLVHAGELLIWGLQLTFLLAAPCALALFIFGEPLAAVLYHYGKFNALDVLMTQRALAAYGVGLIGLILVKILAPGFYSRQDIRTPVKIGLLVLVATQLANLIFVPWLGHAGLALSVGTGACLNAALLWIGLHRRGALPNSAWAKYLGQLFLALIPFTAVLFYAAGAHSWIELQAQPWLRIGLLATWLGVAAIVYFASLGLVGIRWQKFLRHAK
- the miaA gene encoding tRNA (adenosine(37)-N6)-dimethylallyltransferase MiaA, whose translation is MPTEPYIQPMHALDDAPILCIVGPTGAGKTHLAMSLAEYAKSLGQTIELISMDSALVYRGLDIGSAKPTKAEQAAVIHHLIDIIDPTEVYSAARFAKDAKRLCTEIRERGNIPVVVGGTMLYWRAWAHGLSSLPPANPEIRARLDEEGKAIGWPAMHDKLAIVDSETAARLKPNDSQRVQRALEVFEITGKPMSVLLADSPSEDGREGSAIPPWINLVSLEPSDRKRLHLNLEKRFDEMLAAGFMDEVKKLRTNTELHADLPAIRSVGYRQAWEFLNGEIDAEQMRYKALAATRQLGKRQLTWLRAIEGRNTFDPFNPGELKAALDYCKKNLAR
- a CDS encoding HAD family hydrolase, whose translation is MTQLALFDLDHTLLPCDSDYEWGQFLARIGVVDSEYYARQNERFYQDYKEGKLDIHEFLRFALKPLSEHSRVQLKEWHDAFMKEVINGQLRQQAMDLVKRHQDAGDLCCVITATNSFVTRPIVESFGIEHLIATEPATADNQPLANYTGEVKGIPNFREGKIQNLHDWLASQKLSLDTLPYSYFYSDSMNDLPLLEKVSHPVATNPDDRLRNEAKQRNWPILELFA
- the hda gene encoding DnaA regulatory inactivator Hda produces the protein MNTSSLPKQFALDISHSPKASLENYLPGKDLALISALRDLERSWVNVDIQSSTNPLNQRWIYWWGPEGSGRSHLLNAIGNAAEQIGLEHIALSQHEPISWVRLEEKMGALTDSATPSVITVDDVDGLDERLVGSLFRILNEVRASKAIHIFMAGNAAPASLKLREDLRTRLGWGLIFQTQLLDDDEKIQALEEAAKARGLVLSPDVLPWLLSRFYRDMPSLMALIDALDAYSLETKRAVTLPLVRELLQPK
- a CDS encoding AI-2E family transporter, which encodes MAEIFTPFLAAFILAYILRPAFLWLEGRRLPAPAAAGLTVILGLGVVIAILSLFVGLLKTEIPLVKEQLPDWIANTQAWLGPKLAELHLNIDWGALKTTASQKISTHISDHADALMTSTFETVLMSGSSVIAAFVNSVLIVFVMFYLLIDWDHFFGLVKKIVPVRAQETVHHLAMHTDGLLSQYLNGMVIVISIMSAFYSIGLSIIGIKGAVALGIFTALMIVIPYIGITLGFSLAILSALLQFGPQHEIIWVLVLYGLGQFLEGFVLTPRLVGERIGLHPVAVLFALLLFGKLFGFFGVLLALPISAVSLVLVQYFWSVYTQSSWYQK
- the panB gene encoding 3-methyl-2-oxobutanoate hydroxymethyltransferase; this translates as MGYLQGDKPITITKLLAMHAEGEKISMLTAYDSTMSALLNRCGVETILIGDSLGNVIQGHSCTTPVTIEQMAYHTECVARANTHAFLIADLPFASYGDPVQALESSAQLMRAGADMVKLEGGGDWQVDVISHLVERSVPVCAHLGLLPQSVHVLGGYKVQGKSKDAASVMLEQALACQAAGAQMVVLEAIPSSLGEKITAELHIPTIGIGAGPDCSGQVLVLQDMLGISPGKPPKFVKNFMDGHHSVEAAIKAYIREVKSGKFPGPEYGFAG
- a CDS encoding SirB1 family protein; this encodes MPTQQLDYFTSLVAEDEHFPLTEAAIAVAQHAYPDLDVQGVLDKLDQLGNKLKSRLTPDTSPIQRLQILKHFFYTELGFGPNPNDFYAPENSYLHYILENRRGIPISLAILMMELGNQIGLKIRGVSFPNHFMMRISLQQGEVIMDPLTGESLSKQQLQEMLDPYLDAKGYRGELSLPLNIFLRASSSREILSRFLRNLKMIYSEHERWERLLGIQERLVILLPDSIEEVRDRGLIFAQLEYLRPALADMHRYLSEMPEAEDASDIREHIATLEGQTKLH